The following coding sequences lie in one Alicyclobacillus curvatus genomic window:
- a CDS encoding M20/M25/M40 family metallo-hydrolase, which produces MEQLINERREAYLLQLFTLLRQKSISAQNIGIRETAEMLRGMMEDIGINARLIETKGHPVVYGELISHPGAFTLLIYGHYDVQPAELADGWNSPPFEPEVRDGRIYCRGAGDNKGQLMAQLLAVKTYLDVNPSLPINVKFMFEGEEESGSPNLAAFVEQHKDLLACQLVYTSDGPLHETGLPMVVLGVRGMLYVELTCQTAKWDNHSGNKGNIVPNPAMRLVQLVASMRDGEDGRILIDGFYDNVKHPTEAELLHLRNLPYDNAQAGRQAGYEQLDMEPETYYRRLMYEPTLNICGFTSGYGGEGSKTIIPAKATVKMDMRLVAGQDPDDIYQKFCAHVKRHAAGVEIQHLGDMKPSRTPADLPLVQDVITAVESAYRQRPVVAPALGGSLPDYVWTQILGVPSVLVPYANSDEANHSPNENIGVENFFNGIRCTCHVIDRLGR; this is translated from the coding sequence ATGGAACAATTGATTAACGAGCGCAGAGAAGCCTACCTTCTGCAACTGTTTACGCTGCTCAGACAAAAAAGCATCAGCGCACAGAACATCGGAATTCGCGAAACAGCCGAGATGCTGCGTGGAATGATGGAAGACATCGGCATCAATGCCCGGTTGATTGAAACCAAGGGCCACCCAGTAGTTTATGGTGAACTCATCAGCCATCCCGGCGCCTTTACCTTGTTGATCTACGGACACTACGATGTGCAGCCTGCCGAACTTGCGGACGGTTGGAACTCGCCGCCGTTTGAGCCAGAGGTGCGCGACGGACGCATCTACTGTCGCGGCGCCGGAGACAACAAAGGCCAGTTGATGGCCCAACTGTTGGCTGTAAAGACTTATTTGGATGTCAATCCCTCGCTTCCAATCAACGTGAAGTTCATGTTTGAGGGCGAAGAGGAGAGCGGAAGCCCGAATCTGGCGGCCTTCGTGGAGCAACACAAGGACTTGCTGGCGTGTCAGCTGGTTTACACATCTGACGGGCCGCTGCACGAGACGGGGTTACCGATGGTGGTGCTCGGCGTTCGCGGCATGCTCTACGTAGAACTTACCTGTCAGACGGCAAAGTGGGACAACCACTCGGGCAACAAGGGGAACATTGTCCCAAACCCTGCGATGCGACTCGTCCAATTGGTTGCGTCGATGCGAGACGGTGAGGACGGTCGGATACTGATTGACGGATTTTATGACAACGTGAAACATCCCACCGAAGCGGAGTTGCTCCATCTTCGCAATCTACCATATGACAACGCCCAAGCTGGCCGACAGGCCGGATATGAACAACTCGATATGGAACCGGAAACCTACTATCGACGTCTCATGTACGAACCGACACTGAACATCTGCGGTTTTACGAGTGGATACGGTGGTGAAGGCTCCAAGACCATCATTCCTGCCAAAGCTACGGTGAAAATGGATATGCGGTTGGTGGCAGGGCAGGACCCGGACGATATCTACCAGAAGTTTTGCGCACATGTAAAGCGTCATGCGGCAGGAGTCGAGATTCAGCACCTCGGTGACATGAAGCCGTCCCGGACACCTGCTGACCTCCCGTTGGTACAGGACGTTATCACCGCCGTCGAGTCTGCATATCGTCAAAGACCGGTTGTTGCACCGGCACTTGGCGGGAGTTTGCCGGACTATGTGTGGACGCAGATTCTCGGAGTCCCATCCGTCCTTGTACCGTACGCGAACTCGGATGAGGCAAATCACTCGCCAAACGAAAACATTGGTGTAGAGAATTTCTTTAACGGAATCCGGTGTACATGTCACGTGATTGACCGACTCGGCCGCTGA
- a CDS encoding amidohydrolase: MITLSPQSISNLVAEVKEDVITWRRYLHQHPELSFQEENTSQYVYEVLESFGGLELSRPTKTSVVARLIGSNPGKVLAIRADMDALPITEDTNFEFKSSNPGVMHACGHDGHTAMLLGAAKILTGLRDHINGEVRFLFQHAEELFPGGASQMVAAGVMEGVHQVIGIHLKSMLEVGKVSVLAGPINAAPDTFHVTVIGSGGHAAYPHTTVDSVLIAAETITNLQHVVSRNTDPLDRLVLSVTQIMGGTADNVIPGSVEFGGTVRSYNAELRDKVPGLMERIIKGVTAAHGATYEFEYTRGYDPVVNDEAVTEIVEATLKEVFGEDRVLNGPPTMGGEDFSAFQKVAPGTFFQVGAGYGPKESWYPHHHPKFAIDEDALPVGVESFVNLAFRLLEN; encoded by the coding sequence ATGATAACCTTGAGTCCGCAAAGCATTTCTAATCTCGTTGCCGAAGTTAAAGAGGACGTCATCACGTGGCGTCGCTATCTGCACCAGCATCCGGAGCTTTCATTCCAAGAGGAAAACACTTCCCAATACGTTTACGAGGTGCTGGAATCGTTTGGCGGACTTGAATTGTCACGGCCGACGAAAACGAGTGTGGTGGCGAGGCTCATCGGATCGAACCCGGGAAAAGTGTTGGCCATTCGCGCGGATATGGATGCTCTGCCCATCACGGAGGACACGAATTTTGAGTTCAAATCATCAAATCCAGGTGTGATGCACGCTTGTGGTCACGATGGGCACACCGCAATGCTGCTCGGTGCTGCGAAAATTTTGACAGGGCTGCGAGATCACATCAACGGTGAGGTTCGCTTCCTGTTCCAGCACGCGGAGGAACTGTTTCCCGGTGGTGCAAGCCAGATGGTAGCGGCGGGGGTGATGGAGGGGGTTCATCAAGTCATCGGGATCCACCTGAAATCCATGCTTGAAGTCGGCAAGGTGTCCGTCTTGGCTGGCCCCATTAATGCGGCGCCAGACACCTTTCACGTCACCGTCATCGGCAGCGGCGGTCACGCAGCGTACCCGCACACGACTGTTGACAGCGTGCTGATTGCTGCGGAGACGATAACGAACCTCCAGCACGTGGTGTCCCGCAATACCGATCCGCTCGATAGACTCGTATTGTCCGTCACGCAGATTATGGGTGGAACTGCGGATAACGTCATCCCGGGTAGTGTGGAATTTGGCGGGACGGTGCGCAGTTACAACGCTGAGTTGCGCGACAAGGTACCAGGGCTGATGGAGCGCATTATCAAGGGCGTTACAGCGGCGCACGGTGCGACGTATGAGTTCGAATACACACGGGGCTACGATCCCGTTGTAAACGACGAAGCCGTCACCGAGATAGTGGAGGCGACCCTGAAAGAAGTGTTCGGTGAGGACCGAGTGCTCAACGGCCCACCGACGATGGGGGGAGAGGACTTCTCAGCGTTCCAAAAGGTGGCGCCCGGGACGTTCTTTCAAGTCGGAGCAGGCTATGGCCCGAAGGAGTCGTGGTATCCGCATCACCATCCGAAATTTGCTATCGATGAAGACGCCTTGCCCGTTGGCGTTGAGTCGTTTGTGAACTTGGCGTTTCGCTTGCTAGAGAACTGA
- a CDS encoding MFS transporter has protein sequence MENHVGLSGDLAEGGEEDLVAAGPVSRGMKTVDAPSLDGPLIAGPSIDVPSLDDPSLDGPLRSSSLNGSSLDVPSLGGPADRPLLANRKYLFLMSAQAISNLGDWLYILALFVIVGFRWHGSPITVSIMMLCLTGPMVLLGPFTGVLADKWNRTVMMMVSNVFMAALVGVIPWLPQRWMLFAILVLVGVFQSLFNPAEAGKLKEIVPDNKMQQAASINQSIVQLTKIIGPGMSGFLVAAFGSMSAFWLDAISFILSTLLLLFTGFRAVVLSERSALPAANRERSGDAVANQVSDESTQANQASDDDAVEAVEAVGQQTQPAKQTSRQQFLEGIKYIKRVRILWTGTLILTVALFMVQMTDAQIVTLLRLIPNASSGLMGMIMGLSGVGGLIAALLVGVLKWKSAIRLMSIGTTGMGIGLGATALIAQHESAAGAITPVWMVIIVFMSILIGLCAGLTFIPFQAAAQQNTPSELTGRVFGTIGSLTTAAALLGPALGGVIVTFAGVVNAYLATGIALVVIGVAALLLRGWLEGRTRVSASAATSQHWE, from the coding sequence ATGGAAAATCATGTGGGTTTATCAGGGGACTTGGCAGAAGGCGGGGAGGAAGACTTAGTGGCAGCCGGCCCTGTCAGCAGGGGGATGAAGACTGTTGATGCTCCGTCGCTGGATGGTCCTTTGATAGCTGGCCCTTCGATAGATGTCCCTTCGCTGGATGACCCGTCGTTGGATGGACCTCTACGCAGTTCTTCGTTAAATGGTTCTTCGTTAGATGTCCCTTCCTTGGGTGGCCCTGCGGATAGACCTTTGTTGGCCAATCGAAAATACTTGTTTTTAATGAGTGCACAGGCGATTTCGAATTTAGGAGACTGGCTGTACATACTAGCGCTATTTGTGATTGTCGGGTTTCGATGGCACGGATCGCCAATCACTGTCTCCATCATGATGCTTTGTCTGACGGGGCCAATGGTGCTTCTTGGACCGTTCACAGGGGTCCTCGCCGACAAATGGAATCGTACAGTCATGATGATGGTTTCAAACGTCTTTATGGCGGCATTGGTTGGCGTTATTCCTTGGTTGCCACAGCGCTGGATGCTCTTTGCCATCCTCGTTCTGGTCGGAGTGTTTCAATCGCTGTTTAATCCGGCAGAGGCTGGGAAATTGAAAGAGATTGTACCCGATAACAAGATGCAGCAAGCAGCTTCCATTAACCAGTCGATTGTCCAGTTGACCAAGATCATTGGACCGGGTATGAGCGGGTTTCTTGTCGCTGCATTTGGCTCCATGTCGGCGTTCTGGCTGGATGCCATATCTTTCATTCTGTCCACACTATTACTTCTATTTACGGGCTTTCGTGCAGTCGTATTGTCGGAGAGATCTGCACTCCCAGCAGCCAACCGGGAACGGAGCGGAGATGCTGTGGCTAATCAGGTGTCCGACGAGTCTACCCAGGCAAACCAAGCGTCCGACGACGACGCTGTGGAGGCTGTGGAGGCTGTGGGCCAGCAAACCCAACCTGCCAAGCAGACGAGTCGGCAGCAGTTTCTGGAGGGTATCAAGTACATCAAGCGTGTTCGCATTCTCTGGACTGGTACGCTGATTCTGACCGTGGCTTTATTCATGGTTCAAATGACAGATGCTCAGATTGTCACGCTCCTGCGGTTGATTCCGAATGCTTCATCCGGTTTGATGGGGATGATTATGGGCCTTTCCGGAGTGGGTGGATTGATTGCCGCATTGCTTGTCGGCGTACTCAAGTGGAAATCGGCCATTCGGTTGATGTCCATTGGAACGACGGGTATGGGCATCGGGCTCGGCGCAACGGCCCTCATCGCCCAGCACGAAAGTGCGGCCGGCGCGATTACACCAGTGTGGATGGTTATCATCGTCTTTATGTCGATTCTCATAGGTTTGTGCGCAGGACTGACCTTTATTCCTTTCCAAGCAGCGGCACAGCAGAACACACCCTCGGAATTGACGGGGCGAGTTTTTGGCACAATTGGAAGTCTGACAACAGCTGCCGCATTACTCGGCCCCGCTTTGGGAGGTGTGATTGTCACGTTCGCTGGAGTCGTGAACGCGTATCTGGCAACGGGTATTGCGCTCGTCGTCATCGGCGTCGCTGCGCTCCTCTTGCGTGGGTGGCTCGAAGGACGTACAAGAGTGTCGGCGTCCGCCGCAACATCTCAGCATTGGGAATGA
- a CDS encoding AMP-binding protein, with protein sequence MAPDDHSKHVFAPTHGETEISSFALAPGGQISHSSSEDVARARRNTVGDLLSRSAARYPDKLALVFQGERLTYAQLDTRVNQTAHRFLNDGLRRGMRLAILSKNSLDFAVIAFAAARIGVTLVPINYMLTIPDITYILGHCQADALASAPAFVERLDDAYRQALRGVNVGGGAGRTSAIDALGAGVGGAGAGRSIDAGGGAGAGRSADAGHATGASVVSGWRGVMARYLMQATEDLPVSSSHPMPAQESDEPYPPLSSRAQSSITTPSTTHSDVWRAMRGASVRGMPTFDPEAYVEGGDVAQILYTSGTESRPKGVMLTHDNLIAQYVSVIVAGRMEARDVCLHALPLYHSAQLNCFLGPSVYLGSSGIILEQADPATILTTLETESATQLFCPPTVWIALLRHADFSERDVASLEKCYYGAAIMPMEVLKELSVRLPQAQFWNFYGQTEVAPLATALQPEDQLRKLGSAGQPTLNVETRIVDDDDNEVPRGTVGEIVHRTAHAMLGYLNDAAKTAEAFKNGWFHSGDLGVMDEEGYITVVDRKKDMIKTGGVNVSSREVEEAVYQYPGVSEVAVIGVADDYWIEAVTAIVVPKPGESLDVHGLEAHCKATLAAFKVPKRIIIVDTLPRNPSGKILKRDLRHQYQTLA encoded by the coding sequence TTGGCACCAGACGACCACAGTAAACACGTGTTTGCGCCAACACATGGAGAGACAGAAATATCTTCGTTTGCGCTGGCACCGGGGGGACAGATAAGTCACAGTTCCTCCGAGGATGTAGCTCGCGCTCGCCGTAACACGGTTGGCGATTTGCTCTCAAGAAGTGCAGCACGATATCCTGATAAGCTCGCGTTGGTATTCCAAGGAGAGCGTCTGACCTACGCACAGTTGGATACGAGAGTCAATCAGACTGCCCATCGATTTTTGAACGATGGCTTGCGGCGCGGCATGCGTCTGGCCATCCTCTCCAAGAACAGCCTCGATTTTGCTGTCATTGCATTTGCTGCTGCGCGTATTGGTGTCACGCTAGTTCCTATCAACTACATGCTCACCATACCAGACATTACGTATATCCTCGGACACTGCCAAGCTGACGCGCTGGCGTCAGCCCCAGCGTTTGTGGAACGGTTGGACGACGCGTATCGGCAAGCGCTGCGCGGTGTAAATGTAGGCGGCGGCGCGGGAAGAACAAGCGCGATTGACGCTTTAGGAGCAGGAGTGGGCGGTGCAGGCGCAGGTCGTTCAATTGACGCAGGGGGCGGTGCAGGCGCAGGTCGTTCCGCCGACGCAGGCCACGCTACAGGCGCGAGTGTAGTTTCGGGCTGGCGTGGCGTGATGGCCCGCTACCTCATGCAGGCGACGGAGGACCTGCCTGTGAGTTCGAGCCATCCCATGCCCGCACAGGAATCAGACGAACCATACCCGCCACTGTCCTCTCGTGCGCAGTCGTCAATCACCACGCCGTCGACTACGCACAGCGATGTCTGGCGGGCGATGCGCGGAGCGAGTGTCCGCGGGATGCCGACGTTTGACCCTGAGGCCTATGTTGAGGGCGGTGATGTGGCCCAGATCCTTTACACCAGCGGAACTGAATCCCGGCCCAAAGGCGTGATGTTGACTCACGACAACCTGATTGCGCAGTACGTCAGTGTCATTGTCGCGGGACGGATGGAGGCGCGCGATGTCTGTTTGCACGCCTTGCCGCTCTACCACAGCGCACAATTGAACTGTTTCCTCGGGCCAAGTGTTTACCTTGGGTCGTCAGGCATTATTCTTGAACAGGCCGATCCCGCCACCATTCTCACCACTCTCGAAACCGAATCGGCGACCCAATTGTTCTGTCCGCCTACGGTGTGGATTGCGCTGCTCAGACATGCGGATTTCTCCGAGCGCGATGTTGCATCGCTTGAAAAGTGTTACTACGGTGCAGCCATCATGCCGATGGAGGTCCTGAAGGAATTGTCCGTGCGCCTGCCACAGGCTCAGTTCTGGAACTTTTACGGCCAAACAGAAGTGGCGCCGCTTGCGACAGCACTTCAGCCTGAGGACCAGTTGCGCAAGCTCGGTTCCGCAGGCCAGCCGACCTTGAATGTGGAGACGCGCATTGTTGACGACGATGATAATGAAGTCCCACGGGGCACCGTTGGGGAAATTGTTCATCGGACAGCGCACGCGATGCTTGGTTATTTGAATGATGCCGCCAAAACCGCTGAGGCATTTAAAAACGGTTGGTTTCACAGCGGCGATCTCGGTGTCATGGACGAAGAAGGCTACATCACCGTTGTCGATAGAAAGAAGGATATGATCAAAACCGGCGGTGTCAATGTTTCGAGCCGCGAGGTGGAAGAGGCAGTCTATCAGTATCCAGGGGTGTCAGAAGTGGCAGTCATTGGGGTTGCGGATGACTACTGGATTGAGGCGGTCACGGCGATTGTTGTGCCGAAGCCCGGGGAATCGCTCGATGTCCACGGCCTGGAAGCGCACTGCAAGGCGACGCTCGCCGCATTTAAGGTGCCAAAGCGCATTATCATTGTCGACACACTACCGCGTAATCCGAGTGGCAAGATTCTGAAGCGGGATCTGCGCCATCAGTATCAGACCTTGGCCTAG
- a CDS encoding restriction endonuclease — MRINVFSWLRRGPKPLRILNFIGFAYLLYWLIHFVSVSFRIGQAFAALAIYLVYIVWLKHQRTVNLRLAGMDDIDAMEGTEFEHRMLLHFQELGWKAKGTKGSGDFGADLILTRPDGLKIAAQCKRYTDPVGLDAIQQAVAAVRYYNADAAMVITNSHLTQAAKELARVNDVEVWDRDELAKSLAGLADLAGPADLASLADLADWRPSPWEKLKSTLANLFRRSTLAKVFRKRSRW, encoded by the coding sequence TTGCGTATTAACGTGTTTTCATGGCTGAGAAGAGGACCAAAGCCTCTTCGCATTTTAAATTTTATTGGTTTCGCCTATTTGTTGTACTGGCTGATTCACTTCGTCTCCGTATCTTTTAGAATTGGACAGGCCTTTGCTGCGTTGGCCATCTACCTCGTGTATATCGTCTGGCTGAAACACCAACGGACGGTCAACCTCAGGCTTGCTGGCATGGATGACATCGATGCTATGGAAGGCACAGAATTCGAACATCGGATGCTGCTACACTTCCAGGAATTGGGTTGGAAGGCCAAGGGTACCAAAGGGTCCGGGGATTTTGGCGCAGATCTGATTTTGACACGACCGGACGGGCTCAAAATCGCTGCACAGTGTAAACGGTACACAGATCCGGTCGGACTCGATGCCATCCAACAAGCCGTTGCAGCAGTTCGGTACTATAACGCGGATGCAGCCATGGTCATTACCAACAGCCACCTGACACAGGCTGCGAAAGAACTCGCGCGAGTGAATGATGTTGAGGTTTGGGATCGCGATGAACTTGCCAAGAGTCTAGCCGGTCTGGCCGATCTGGCCGGTCCAGCCGATCTGGCCAGTCTAGCCGATCTGGCCGACTGGAGGCCGTCGCCATGGGAAAAACTCAAATCCACACTGGCAAACCTATTCCGCAGATCCACACTGGCAAAGGTGTTCCGCAAACGGTCGCGCTGGTAG
- a CDS encoding VanW family protein, translating to MNLYMPPNPPAPGKAAAEHLQLKYLLAQRSTNYKHASPSQAKNIELVAKRLNGTVIQPGQTFSYNGKLGPYTEKNGYGWGRAFSGNRIVPSLGGGVCQGASTLYSTLIRTGAVTFVERHAHSLTVPYLPAGEDATVSYSSHLDFRFKNTSQTPIMIGAAGYPEKRIITIAIWGAKPAPEIDVHHRVLAVYPFKTVQTTASANQNKVVAPGQVGGKVTTWLEIKTSKGTVTKSLGTDTYKPSPRVIEK from the coding sequence GTGAATCTGTACATGCCGCCAAACCCGCCAGCCCCTGGAAAAGCGGCAGCTGAGCATTTACAGTTGAAGTACCTCTTGGCTCAACGCTCGACGAATTACAAGCACGCGAGCCCGTCACAGGCGAAAAACATTGAGTTGGTTGCGAAACGTCTGAATGGGACAGTCATACAACCCGGTCAAACTTTTTCGTATAACGGAAAACTCGGGCCCTATACGGAGAAAAACGGATACGGATGGGGACGTGCATTTAGCGGCAACCGCATCGTACCATCTCTGGGTGGTGGCGTTTGCCAAGGTGCTAGTACGCTCTATTCAACGCTCATTCGTACGGGTGCCGTTACCTTTGTTGAAAGGCACGCGCACAGTTTGACGGTTCCGTATCTCCCAGCCGGTGAGGATGCCACCGTTTCCTATTCGTCGCACCTCGATTTCCGATTCAAGAACACCTCACAGACCCCCATCATGATTGGGGCGGCGGGATATCCGGAAAAGCGGATCATTACCATTGCCATCTGGGGCGCAAAGCCCGCTCCCGAAATTGATGTACATCACCGGGTGTTGGCAGTCTATCCATTCAAAACCGTACAGACCACAGCTTCTGCTAACCAAAACAAAGTTGTGGCACCAGGGCAGGTCGGCGGTAAAGTTACAACCTGGCTTGAAATAAAAACGTCGAAAGGGACAGTGACAAAGTCACTTGGCACAGATACCTACAAGCCTAGCCCGCGGGTTATTGAGAAGTAG
- a CDS encoding DsbA family protein, with translation MGNGIVESLKKEFEIDDEWVSFEIHPETPPEGVAMDDMFPKATREQMFERLRASGEQYGIKFAGNPLLSNSRLALEASEFARHTASFHDFHRRIFQAYFSEGRDIGDRVVLNEIAESCGLDVEAMNAALGDGRYANRLAEGQREGQRYGVTGTPTFIINDTYKVVGAQPVEVMRRALQEIAERESGNAGSGDAAGK, from the coding sequence ATCGGCAACGGGATTGTCGAATCTCTGAAAAAGGAATTTGAAATTGATGATGAGTGGGTGAGCTTTGAGATCCATCCTGAAACACCCCCAGAGGGCGTTGCGATGGATGACATGTTTCCAAAGGCCACACGTGAGCAAATGTTCGAGCGTTTACGTGCATCAGGTGAACAATATGGCATCAAGTTTGCTGGAAATCCTCTTTTGTCCAACTCACGTCTGGCACTTGAGGCCAGTGAGTTTGCCCGGCACACGGCAAGTTTCCACGACTTCCATCGTCGCATTTTCCAGGCGTACTTCAGCGAAGGGCGAGATATCGGTGATAGGGTGGTTCTGAACGAGATCGCCGAGAGCTGTGGGCTCGATGTCGAGGCTATGAATGCTGCTTTGGGGGATGGCCGTTACGCAAATCGGTTGGCGGAAGGGCAACGCGAGGGCCAACGCTACGGAGTAACTGGTACGCCCACCTTTATCATCAACGACACATACAAAGTTGTTGGCGCACAACCGGTTGAGGTGATGCGGCGCGCGCTTCAGGAGATCGCTGAGCGGGAATCAGGTAACGCGGGCAGCGGCGATGCAGCAGGAAAGTAA
- a CDS encoding pirin family protein: MSNSNIAGRVVARVWDVKPQQQSPIHTAAMVIDPNKQSEFDPFLFLAEDWFGHGTFDVHPHRGQETVTYVIEGKLRHYDSNAGEGELGPGDVQWMTAGRGVVHKEDPDAGETVHSLQLWINLPKEDKLTAPRYQNLRQSDMPVRREEGTVVTVFSGSSGDVQASTLNHVPVTMVELNMEAGATFHQDLPADYNGFIYILEGSGTFGANETSATAGQAMLLGHVKREFEHSEIKIQASSKLRALLYAGRPLHEPIVAYGPFVMNTRQQILEAIEDYQAGRFGQ; the protein is encoded by the coding sequence ATGAGTAATTCAAATATTGCTGGTCGCGTTGTGGCACGCGTATGGGATGTCAAGCCGCAACAGCAAAGTCCAATTCATACAGCAGCGATGGTCATTGATCCGAACAAGCAGTCCGAGTTCGATCCGTTCCTCTTTCTTGCGGAGGACTGGTTTGGACACGGAACATTTGACGTTCACCCGCATCGTGGTCAAGAAACGGTGACCTACGTCATTGAGGGTAAGCTCCGTCACTATGACAGCAACGCGGGTGAGGGTGAACTGGGTCCTGGTGACGTGCAGTGGATGACCGCTGGGCGCGGAGTCGTTCACAAAGAGGATCCAGATGCAGGTGAGACAGTTCACAGCCTTCAACTGTGGATTAACCTTCCAAAAGAAGATAAGCTGACAGCGCCGCGCTACCAAAACCTTCGTCAGTCAGACATGCCTGTCCGCCGTGAGGAGGGGACTGTTGTAACGGTATTTAGCGGATCGTCTGGGGATGTTCAGGCGTCCACCCTCAACCACGTCCCCGTGACGATGGTGGAACTTAATATGGAGGCCGGAGCCACATTTCACCAGGACCTCCCCGCCGATTACAATGGGTTCATTTACATTCTTGAGGGCAGCGGTACATTTGGCGCGAACGAGACATCGGCGACAGCCGGACAGGCGATGCTGCTTGGCCATGTCAAACGCGAGTTTGAGCACAGTGAAATCAAAATCCAGGCTTCGTCCAAATTGCGCGCTCTGCTGTATGCAGGCCGACCGCTCCATGAACCCATCGTTGCATACGGTCCGTTTGTGATGAACACGCGCCAGCAGATTCTCGAAGCCATTGAGGACTACCAGGCTGGCCGGTTCGGACAATAA
- a CDS encoding hydroxyacid dehydrogenase, with product MGTKVLIAEDLWWKVPTGFAERYHVVYEPGLVHDRARLLQSGQDTAALVVRNRTRVDSELLTQFPSLKVVGRLGVGLDNIHLDACRDRGVQVVAAKGCNAVSVAEYVTACLFHHARFLHQSDGSVRGGRWDRQGATGFEVFGKTMGLVGVGDIGHRVAIRAKALGLRILAYDPFVLPTSPLVQDLGVELAQLNAVLEQAHYVSVHVPLTPETRHMIGEGQLQLMRADAVLINTSRGGVVDEDALAVKLAKHPASVAYLDVREHEPPRDGDDLAQFPNVVSTPHVAGITKESSQRVAAFVLAQVDAVLRGEPAQGSVI from the coding sequence GTGGGGACCAAAGTGTTGATTGCGGAAGATTTGTGGTGGAAAGTTCCAACCGGGTTTGCAGAGAGGTACCACGTGGTGTACGAGCCCGGTCTGGTGCATGATAGAGCTCGCCTTCTCCAAAGCGGTCAAGATACCGCTGCACTGGTTGTTCGTAACCGTACACGGGTGGACAGCGAATTGTTGACTCAGTTCCCAAGTTTGAAGGTTGTGGGGCGTCTCGGTGTTGGACTCGACAATATTCATCTCGATGCCTGCCGTGACAGGGGTGTCCAAGTCGTGGCGGCCAAGGGCTGCAATGCGGTTAGCGTTGCGGAGTATGTGACGGCGTGCTTGTTTCATCACGCCAGATTTCTCCATCAAAGTGATGGGAGTGTGCGTGGCGGGAGGTGGGATAGGCAAGGTGCTACAGGATTCGAGGTATTCGGGAAGACCATGGGCCTCGTCGGTGTTGGCGACATCGGCCACCGGGTGGCCATCCGCGCGAAGGCCCTCGGTCTACGAATTCTCGCCTATGATCCGTTTGTCCTTCCCACGAGTCCCCTCGTCCAAGACCTAGGGGTAGAGTTAGCCCAGCTCAATGCTGTACTCGAGCAAGCTCACTACGTTTCCGTCCACGTGCCATTAACTCCAGAGACCCGTCACATGATTGGAGAAGGACAGCTTCAACTTATGCGTGCAGATGCAGTGCTCATCAATACGTCCAGGGGAGGCGTCGTTGACGAGGATGCACTGGCGGTGAAACTGGCAAAACACCCGGCAAGTGTGGCCTATCTCGACGTGCGAGAACATGAGCCACCGCGAGATGGTGATGATCTCGCTCAGTTCCCAAATGTCGTGTCCACACCGCACGTTGCTGGTATTACAAAGGAATCATCGCAGCGTGTCGCAGCATTCGTGTTGGCCCAAGTTGATGCCGTCCTAAGGGGCGAGCCAGCGCAAGGCAGTGTGATATGA